Proteins encoded within one genomic window of Spirulina major PCC 6313:
- a CDS encoding CHAT domain-containing protein: MRHGDCLDLSLALVCLESAGPEHFAIWVIKAPFPGGYVHYDGKWSVELTQCWVAWQQMFASHPQPHLPVLHEPFNIKDAFQLSNADETVPQSYSGRLMQELGVQLWRWLLQGPVRNTFAQSWGMAQGQRGILRLRFDIRDPNLIPLPWEVMQPAPGKPAIALNQNILFSRTTSDVDPLSLVPTQDQLRILLVLGQSSHPQTGDLEPLNLQQEAELLAQVINPTVKETSHGDNRSSDRVAIEINTLIQPTPVQLIRTLESGRYNIFFYAGHGMPGPDGGLLFLHPQATLNGTELAQVLVRTQVTLALFNACWGAYPEQQEQTAIARSSLAEVLIHHGVPAVVGMRDAIADQEALTFIQHFTTALSKRLTVDHAMAVARQQLLTLYKFNQPAWTLPILYMHPDFDGELVNPIPDGITELPTILPEGGKRQVMPLAMVRSVVERDRIWSIQGGLMRVGRRPDNDLVIQERWVSQNHSEIFYRDTATQATETNYFLRDFSRFGTFIAIPNQDWMLVHHHEVRLIPGTKLKFGSIQGQELEFWIGD, translated from the coding sequence ATGCGTCATGGTGATTGTCTGGACTTGAGCTTGGCTTTAGTCTGTCTAGAATCAGCCGGCCCCGAACATTTTGCCATTTGGGTAATTAAAGCTCCCTTTCCGGGGGGTTACGTTCACTATGACGGTAAGTGGTCGGTGGAACTGACCCAATGCTGGGTCGCTTGGCAGCAGATGTTTGCGTCCCATCCTCAGCCCCATCTGCCCGTGCTGCACGAACCGTTCAACATTAAAGATGCGTTCCAACTGTCGAATGCTGATGAGACCGTGCCCCAAAGCTATAGCGGTCGGTTGATGCAGGAACTAGGGGTGCAGTTGTGGCGGTGGCTGTTACAGGGGCCGGTGCGGAATACCTTTGCCCAAAGTTGGGGCATGGCCCAAGGCCAACGGGGGATTTTGCGGCTGCGGTTTGATATTCGTGATCCAAATTTGATCCCGCTGCCCTGGGAAGTGATGCAACCTGCGCCGGGAAAACCCGCGATCGCCCTCAATCAAAACATTCTTTTCAGCCGCACCACCAGCGATGTCGATCCCCTTAGTCTTGTCCCCACCCAAGATCAACTGCGGATTTTGTTGGTGTTGGGCCAGAGTAGTCATCCCCAAACGGGCGATCTCGAACCGTTGAACCTCCAGCAAGAAGCCGAACTCCTGGCCCAGGTGATTAATCCGACGGTGAAGGAGACGAGCCACGGGGACAACCGCAGCAGCGATCGCGTCGCCATTGAGATTAACACCCTGATCCAGCCCACCCCGGTGCAACTGATTCGCACCCTCGAATCCGGTCGCTACAATATTTTCTTCTATGCCGGCCATGGGATGCCGGGCCCCGATGGCGGGTTACTCTTTCTCCATCCCCAAGCCACGTTAAACGGTACGGAACTGGCTCAGGTCTTGGTGCGTACCCAGGTGACCCTGGCCCTGTTTAATGCCTGTTGGGGAGCCTACCCAGAACAGCAGGAGCAAACCGCGATCGCCCGCAGCAGTTTAGCCGAGGTGCTGATCCATCATGGTGTGCCGGCGGTGGTGGGAATGCGTGATGCGATCGCCGACCAAGAAGCCCTCACCTTTATTCAGCATTTCACCACCGCCCTCTCCAAACGCCTCACCGTAGACCATGCCATGGCGGTGGCGCGTCAACAACTCTTGACCTTATATAAATTCAACCAGCCCGCCTGGACATTGCCGATCCTTTATATGCACCCCGATTTTGATGGGGAACTGGTGAATCCGATCCCCGACGGCATCACCGAATTGCCCACCATCCTACCGGAGGGAGGCAAGCGGCAAGTGATGCCCCTGGCTATGGTGCGATCGGTTGTCGAGCGCGATCGCATCTGGTCGATCCAAGGCGGCCTAATGCGCGTCGGTCGCCGTCCCGATAATGATCTCGTCATTCAAGAACGGTGGGTCAGCCAAAACCACAGCGAAATCTTCTACCGCGACACCGCCACCCAAGCCACGGAAACCAACTATTTTCTCCGCGACTTTTCCCGCTTCGGCACCTTCATCGCCATTCCGAACCAAGACTGGATGCTGGTGCATCACCACGAAGTCCGCCTCATCCCCGGCACCAAGCTCAAATTTGGCAGCATCCAGGGACAAGAACTAGAATTTTGGATCGGCGATTAA